TTTTTTCCAATTGTTCATGTTTCACTTGTTCAATTTGCGCTTCTATATTGTGTGCCATCGTATTAAATGAATCACTTAGTTCTTTCATCTCTTTCGGACTATCTATTTTTAATTTCTTTTCATTATAATTTCCTTTAGCAATCAATTTAGTTTGTTTATTCATGAGCCTTATACGTTTAACTAACGGATTAATAAACAAAATACATATAAATGTCGTAAGGCAACTTGAGATAATCGCGCTTACTGTGAGCAACAATGTCGTGTTTGCATCGAACCACATCCACTTATATGCAAATGCTAAAATAAGTGTCGTTAATACGATACTACTTATAAAAGCAGTCATGATTTGCGTTCTAATTGTTAACATCTACTTCGCCCTTTCAAATTTATATCCAAGCCCCCATACCGTCTTAATGACATACTCATTATAATTTTGTTGTTCTAACTTTTCTCTTATGCGACGAATATGTACGTTTACAGTATTCGCATCTTCATAATAGTCATAACCCCATACTTTTTCTAAAAGTTCTGATTTGGATATGACCATTTTTTCATGTTCTGCCAAATACCAAAGCAAATCAAATTCTTTCACTCTTAACGCAATATCTTGCCCATCAATCTGAATGCTCTTTTCTTGTTTGCATAATTGTAATGAACCAAAAGTTAAATATGCTTGTTTGTTATATTTTTGAGTACGATTTAATAAGTTATGCGCTCTTAACACGAGTTCACGTGGGCTAAATGGTTTCTTAATATAATCGTCAGCTCCTAAGGTCAACGCATATATCGTGTCGTGTTCTTGCGTTTTAGCTGTTAAATATATAAACGGAATATCTAATTGTTGAGCTTTCATTTCTTTAACCACATCATAGCCATTTTTCTCCGGCATCATAATATCTAAAATGATCAAATCGATATTATCCTTCATGCGATCGATAGCTTGTTGTCCATTCGATGCTGTTACGACTTGATGTCCTTCGTATTCGAAGTATGTCTTACAAATATCTAAAATATCTTGTTCGTCATCTACTATTAAAATA
This portion of the Mammaliicoccus vitulinus genome encodes:
- a CDS encoding response regulator transcription factor, whose product is MANILIVDDEQDILDICKTYFEYEGHQVVTASNGQQAIDRMKDNIDLIILDIMMPEKNGYDVVKEMKAQQLDIPFIYLTAKTQEHDTIYALTLGADDYIKKPFSPRELVLRAHNLLNRTQKYNKQAYLTFGSLQLCKQEKSIQIDGQDIALRVKEFDLLWYLAEHEKMVISKSELLEKVWGYDYYEDANTVNVHIRRIREKLEQQNYNEYVIKTVWGLGYKFERAK